Proteins from a single region of Kluyveromyces lactis strain NRRL Y-1140 chromosome C complete sequence:
- the VAM3 gene encoding SNAP receptor VAM3 (similar to uniprot|Q12241 Saccharomyces cerevisiae YOR106W VAM3 Syntaxin-related protein required for vacuolar assembly PEP12 homolog), whose translation MSFYQNSTPKKEDNRADSSGNDAVPLLITLEQNIQLLKRKAHLIGTSKDGQLLRVDIKNRVIPEIQKISRKLADLTSLDTQDKFARDFQALSKQYNSVKTDYENRAVQNPIPDEESKDNESEHLVSQYESMPIQDDIERRDHSSEDTPLLLSTQQQEPLLNQDELDFHTIIQHERSQDISKIHSAVQEVNAIFKQLGSLVQEQGEQVDTIGENVTGLSNNLQKANKELHKANEYQRKKNRCGTILLVAIVVITLITLIAILS comes from the coding sequence ATGTCCTTTTATCAAAATAGTACTCCAAAAAAGGAGGACAATCGTGCAGATTCTAGTGGAAACGATGCGGTGCCTTTGTTGATAACACTAGAACAGAATATTCAATTACTCAAGCGTAAAGCTCATCTAATAGGGACAAGCAAGGACGGACAACTATTGAGGGTTGATATAAAAAATAGAGTAATCCCCGAAATCCAGAAAATTAGTCGAAAACTGGCTGACTTAACTTCGCTAGATACACAAGATAAATTTGCTCGAGATTTTCAAGCGTTAAGCAAACAATATAACAGTGTAAAGACCGATTATGAGAATAGGGCAGTACAGAATCCCATACCTGACGAAGAGAGTAAAGATAATGAATCGGAACATCTCGTATCGCAATATGAAAGCATGCCAATACAAGACGATATCGAGAGGAGGGATCATTCTTCAGAGGATACTCCGTTACTTTTGTCTACCCAACAGCAAGAGCCTTTGTTGAATCAGGATGAGTTAGATTTTCACACGATAATTCAACATGAAAGATCCCAGGACATATCAAAAATCCACTCTGCTGTGCAAGAGGTCAATGCCATCTTCAAACAACTAGGAAGTCTGGTACAGGAACAGGGCGAACAAGTTGACACAATTGGCGAAAATGTGACAGGATTATCTAATAATTTGCAAAAGGCGAACAAAGAACTTCACAAAGCAAATGAAtatcaaaggaaaaagaacagATGTGGTACAATACTTCTAGTAGCTATTGTTGTTATCACTCTAATAACTCTTATCGCGATTCTATCATAG
- the MET4 gene encoding Met4p (weakly similar to uniprot|P32389 Saccharomyces cerevisiae YNL103W MET4 Lecine-zipper transcriptional activator responsible for the regulation of the sulfur amino acid pathway requires different combinations of the auxiliary factors Cbf1p Met28p Met31p and Met32p): protein MNSGTSNNLKRTGSSSSGVGARNMDNHIRNPNDSHPSQGMDNIWGNSPEFSTHSPSTASNHLHSLINPPADVNNDVTPSILLEQLAFVDNFITDFNSDFGPNVTNSFYNNEGPHGDTVNSFSGMPLNHQVGGLSADNQLAMDERLAAELSVFADETFIFPDEDKADRHDSDDNGDHYNSNHNFGLNNNANPSTNDNNIDNNNNNNSGNNHNSNNNNNNNNNNNNNNNNRNSSEKRNLFDRKSNLLGNQYDHTRQRFSRKRSSTQNSPIPDHGGFTHFDVQDQSNSHNTGNLNGTSANRQRDMPFATSPLTNLLAAYDLTSMSYPSNTTVSSASSIVNTASNHGNNHVNSNENPYRPSTAATSGFESNIQMPDYSTIQTATLVSLLPIINVPRGAYQSLRNVGFKPEQIDAIAAIMAYYEREREKFDPPVRKPTNLNNHSTNRPPSSASHLGSSIDVNSQNQLVPEPQEHIQSSVGMLLDFLHEKPEPSPQSSVHKPNPKRAKKTPVEKESRVIDTYMKNSPKVHHGSISNNIKKESEENSAKQTLDDGISKTPKSVVRKLESASSLRKDVTSAKLKEEVRQSEELLNDKENAAKSLDEKINEKKHNTDSDKNNSSSDGVESSSTSSTLSSRPKLPNLDQTKKLKEKEMETWVQDLSQLACDLKQRINTLEMENRLLKNLVIERGDLKNVESYELSKNNSSESTKKDTDK from the coding sequence ATGAATAGTGGAACTTCCAATAATCTTAAGCGCACTGGTAGCAGCAGTAGCGGTGTTGGTGCAAGGAATATGGATAATCATATTCGAAATCCTAATGATAGTCATCCCAGTCAAGGTATGGACAACATTTGGGGGAACAGTCCGGAATTCTCGACACATTCTCCATCTACCGCATCGAATCACTTACATTCGTTGATTAACCCCCCTGCTGATGTGAATAATGATGTTACCCCTAGCattcttttggaacaaCTAGCGtttgttgataattttaTTACTGATTTTAACTCTGACTTTGGACCCAATGTGACAAATTCTTTTTACAACAATGAGGGACCTCATGGTGACACTGTAAATTCATTTAGTGGGATGCCCTTGAATCATCAAGTTGGTGGTTTAAGTGCAGATAATCAGCTCGCGATGGATGAACGTTTAGCGGCGGAATTGAGTGTTTTCGCAGATGAGACTTTTATTTTCCCAGATGAAGACAAAGCTGATAGACATGATAGCGATGACAACGGCGACCATTACAACAGCAACCATAACTTCGGATTGAACAACAATGCTAATCCTAGTACTAATGATAATAACATCgacaataacaataataataacagTGGTAACAATCataatagtaataataacaataataataataataataataataataataataataacagAAACTCTTCGGAAAAGAGAAACTTGTTCGATAGAAAATCAAACCTGCTGGGAAACCAGTATGATCATACGCGGCAACGGTTTTCGAGGAAAAGGTCATCGACACAGAATTCTCCGATCCCCGATCATGGAGGATTTACACACTTTGATGTTCAAGACCAATCCAATAGTCATAATACAGGCAACCTAAATGGCACAAGTGCAAACCGCCAACGAGATATGCCGTTTGCCACTTCCCCACTAACAAATTTATTAGCCGCATATGATTTAACTTCAATGTCATATCCGTCCAATACCACTGTATCGTCTGCCTCTTCAATCGTCAACACAGCTAGTAACCATGGTAATAATCATGTCAATAGCAACGAAAATCCGTATCGTCCAAGTACGGCTGCAACATCAGGatttgaatcaaatatACAGATGCCAGACTACTCTACAATACAAACTGCGACTTTGGTATCATTGTTGCCTATCATTAATGTTCCCAGAGGTGCTTACCAGTCTTTGCGTAATGTTGGCTTTAAACCAGAACAGATTGACGCCATAGCTGCTATTATGGCTTATtatgaaagagaaagagaaaagttTGATCCTCCTGTGAGGAAGCCAACTAATTTAAATAATCACTCTACAAATAGACCACCATCGTCAGCTTCCCATCTGGGCTCATCGATAGATGTGAATTCGCAAAATCAACTGGTTCCTGAACCTCAAGAACATATTCAAAGCTCCGTTGGCATGCTATTGGATTTTTTGCATGAAAAACCTGAGCCATCTCCTCAATCAAGTGTCCATAAACCTAATCCAAAAAGAGCCAAAAAAACTCCAGTGGAAAAAGAGTCTAGAGTTATTGATACATATATGAAAAACTCACCGAAAGTGCACCACGGCTCAATTTCTAACAAcataaagaaagaaagcgAAGAGAATTCTGCAAAGCAAACACTGGATGATGGTATCAGTAAAACACCAAAATCAGTTGTCAGGAAACTAGAATCAGCTTCCTCTCTTAGGAAGGATGTAACGTCTGCtaaattgaaggaagagGTGAGACAATCGGAAGAACTTCTCAATGACAAGGAAAATGCTGCTAAGAGTCTCGATGAGAAGATAAACGAAAAAAAGCATAATACTGATTCTGATAAAAACAATTCCTCCAGTGATGGTGTAGAATCGTCGTCCACTTCCTCAACCCTTTCTTCAAGACCCAAACTGCCGAACTTGGATCAAACTAAAAAACttaaagagaaagaaatggaaacttGGGTCCAAGATCTTTCACAGTTAGCTTGTGACTTGAAGCAAAGAATCAATACCcttgaaatggaaaacaGACTTCTCAAAAATCTTGTCATTGAACGTGGAGATCTCAAGAATGTTGAGTCTTATGAACTATCCAAAAATAACTCCTCCGAAAGCACTAAAAAGGATACTGACAAGTAA
- the RGS2 gene encoding GTPase-activating protein RGS2 (some similarities with uniprot|Q99188 Saccharomyces cerevisiae YOR107W RGS2 Negative regulator of glucose-induced cAMP signaling directly activates the GTPase activity of the heterotrimeric G protein alpha subunit Gpa2p): MLQLEELLDEELSCIHHDEILSGFHDFLAKPHCDENLWFIKATNPFMNPNSKLSFTHWNDVYRRFIQEDAPKECNFPESIRICFDEAFRKHGLPTHETIEQARLHIVNLLQDAYSKFQRNSDIPDNIKYTDCYCHKDGTLYHHSDTDKDQNTSHSHTTVLTQENIDLVSPILDKLSEFALEEEDELEEGDDEASVGERLEYQKAKSTATFRSRTRSTPPLVSTPLRPNTPPSPSAESTSSTQKSFGSSRTPQEKIQHVLPPSLTPSLPSAQRLKKSHRYSISSSSKGSTASSSSSVSSQSPTVNSSSQKFSKLVHRLKFGRSSSSSGGQSGPQSWQS; encoded by the coding sequence ATGCTTCAGCTAGAGGAGTTGTTAGATGAAGAGCTATCCTGTATTCATcatgatgaaattttaaGTGGCTTCCATGATTTCTTGGCCAAACCACATTGTGATGAGAACTTATGGTTCATCAAAGCCACAAATCCATTCATGAACCCGAACTCAAAACTCTCGTTTACACATTGGAATGACGTTTATCGTCGTTTCATCCAAGAAGACGCACCAAAAGAATGTAACTTCCCAGAATCAATAAGGATCTGTTTCGATGAAGCCTTCCGTAAACACGGCCTACCAACTCACGAAACTATAGAACAAGCAAGGCTACACATTGTAAACTTACTACAAGATGCATACAGtaaatttcaaagaaactCTGATATACCGGATAATATCAAGTACACCGACTGCTACTGCCATAAGGACGGTACTCTTTATCACCATTCTGACACAGATAAAGACCAAAATACCTCTCACTCTCACACCACTGTGCTGACACAAGAAAATATAGACTTGGTAAGTCCAATCCTGGATAAGCTTAGCGAGTTCGCGttggaggaagaagatgaactAGAAGAAGGTGACGACGAGGCAAGCGTCGGGGAACGTTTGGAGTATCAAAAGGCTAAATCTACTGCCACATTCAGATCACGGACACGATCTACTCCACCACTAGTATCAACACCTCTGAGACCAAACACTCCACCTTCCCCCTCGGCTGAATCCACATCATCTACCCAAAAATCTTTTGGTAGCTCTCGAACTCCACAAGAGAAAATACAGCACGTCTTACCTCCTTCCCTAACGCCATCTCTTCCCTCAGCTCAAAGGCTGAAAAAATCTCATAGATATTCCATCTCGTCCTCCTCGAAGGGATCAACGGCctcatcgtcttcatcagtgTCGTCTCAATCACCGACAGTTAATAGCTCATCACAAAAGTTCTCGAAATTGGTACACAGACTAAAATTCGGCAGAAGTAGTAGCAGCAGTGGTGGCCAAAGTGGTCCTCAATCATGGCAATCCTAA
- the POL1 gene encoding DNA-directed DNA polymerase alpha catalytic subunit POL1 (similar to uniprot|P13382 Saccharomyces cerevisiae YNL102W POL1 Catalytic subunit of the DNA polymerase alpha-primase complex required for the initiation of DNA replication during mitotic DNA synthesis and premeiotic DNA synthesis): MSNANKLELLKKLQKARNNKSNRDVLDEQLEEENVYDLIDEDQYRSKKRQELLRDDFVEDDDGSGYVDRGVDEWDQSQEFYSDEDDGVDAKSGKKRNKTSKNNKGKDTISDIIKQQNVKRKMTMPTEKPKKVSLAEFDDILSEFDAEPLVKKPKLTISRKQPANTTPMNYKHPQVDTSPLKGKDVVPFKADSVNPIDCDSMEEDHDIESLLNDVASSPSMSKQKTYQSEDDSEDDEDDIHFGRKKFKSIATQRQMNISAQTAPLTSSPTYVTAPNTPLSTSTGSTQATESISGSLRQRIPKEDVVDAETGSFNFFWTDFTEVNSSLILFGKVKTRKNQVVSAMAQINGFNRELYFLPKEGKTASDVHQEIVPLLLDKYGLQSLRAKPETKKYAFELPGIPHEAEYLKVLLPYDTPKCKSITIPAELEGDTFSHVFGGNQNLFESFVVQRKIMGPCWLKISDGDFDAVQGASHCAIEVQIDSPNHISATNEKSSPSLNCISLSIQTVMNAKENKQEIVAISMAVFKNLSQDSSIPQNLKPNEIVTLVRPPQGSTFPPLLGPKSKKELSGNVRLFNNEKTLLNCFCALLKVNDPDVIIGHRLEGVILDVLAHRAYELNIPQFSVFGRRLRKAWPDKFGKHNNSMTQFIVRDLFAGRLLCDISNEMGQSLTPKCQNWELNEMYQVSCGIERKSLEINYLNPIYQEDESQMLLALGENIENSIITAEVAFRIQILSLTKQLTNLAGNGWRQTLGGTRAGRNEYILLHEFNRNDYIVPDKETRQMKQDRQQKNEDPMEPQVSSKKSKYQGGLVFEPEKGLHKNYILVMDFNSLYPSIIQEFNICFTTVDRNPQDNEELPDVPSREKSRGVLPRLLANLVQRRREVKNLMKTENDASKKAQYDIRQQALKLTANSMYGCLGYVNSRFYAKPLAMLVTNKGREILMNTRQLAESLGLTVVYGDTDSVMISTGCDNYMDAIKIGENFKKLVNERYSLLEIDIDNIFKRLLLHAKKKYAALNVTFDKQNNEKTTLEVKGLDMKRREFCPLSKEVSTRVLNILLSDKDSESALQEIYAYMEEIRQKVENNEIRMDKYKINTRLSKDPKSYPGGKNMPAVQVALRMREAGRVVKAGSVITFVITKGSDDSDQDSDQANVAERARALNEVMNKKNGLKPDPVYYLGKQIFSPVQRLLERIESFDIIRLSEALGLDSRKYINRGGANGELNGRGMDTLQPLETTISDEERFRDSVPLELTCPNCDTKFVYGGIVASKEYRFVYSGIQCSNCNHIMTPIQVTSQLERIIRAHISLYYAGWVACDDSTCGNITRQISVFGKRCLLDGCTGVMSYKYSDKQLYNQMLYFQSLFDLQKNKLQTLKPLYHSGDSNAPEKSLSHSEVQALAEQNRLLFEVSKQVVEKYLSDCGRAYVNMGSIFDFMLSQ; encoded by the coding sequence ATGAGTAATGCGAACAAACTTGAACTGCTCAAAAAATTGCAGAAAGCTAGGAATAATAAATCGAATAGGGATGTGCTAGATGAACAactggaagaagaaaatgtgTATGACTTGATTGACGAGGATCAATATAGGAGTAAGAAAAGACAAGAGTTGTTAAGAgatgattttgttgaagatgatgatggcAGTGGATATGTGGATCGTGGTGTAGATGAATGGGATCAAAGTCAGGAGTTCTACtctgatgaagacgatggTGTTGATGCAAAGTCAGGCAAAAAGCGTAATAAGACCAGTAAGAATAACAAAGGTAAGGATACCATCAGCGATATCATAAAGCAACAAAATGTCAAGAGAAAAATGACAATGCCAACAGAAAAACCTAAGAAAGTGTCACTTGctgaatttgatgatattttgagtGAATTTGACGCAGAGCCTCTGGTTAAGAAGCCGAAGCTAACGATATCCAGAAAACAACCTGCAAATACTACGCCTATGAACTATAAACACCCTCAGGTAGATACATCCCCACTTAAAGGTAAAGATGTTGTACCTTTTAAAGCTGATAGCGTTAATCCTATCGATTGTGATTCAATGGAAGAGGACCACGATATTGAATCATTATTAAACGATGTGGCTAGTTCTCCTTCAATGAGCAAGCAGAAGACATATCAAAGCGAAGATGACagtgaagatgacgaagatgatattCACTTTGgtagaaaaaaattcaaatcaataGCTACTCAAAGGCAGATGAATATCAGCGCTCAAACAGCACCATTAACGTCTTCGCCAACATATGTCACTGCTCCTAACACCCCATTGTCAACTTCTACAGGGTCCACACAAGCAACAGAATCAATTTCCGGATCACTGAGACAAAGAATACCTAAAGAGGATGTAGTAGACGCTGAGACCGGTAGTTTTAACTTTTTTTGGACTGATTTTACCGAAGTCaactcttctttgattctcTTTGGTAAAGTTAAAACGAGAAAGAATCAAGTAGTCTCTGCAATGGCGCAaatcaatggtttcaatAGAGAGCTGTATTTTCTACCTAAGGAGGGTAAAACAGCGTCTGATGTCCACCAAGAAATTGTACCTCTATTATTGGATAAATATGGCTTACAATCACTTCGCGCTAAGCCTGAAACGAAAAAGTATGCCTTTGAACTTCCAGGAATACCACACGAAGCGGAGTATTTGAAGGTTTTGTTACCTTATGATACTCCTAAATGCAAGTCAATTACTATTCCCGCTGAACTTGAGGGAGATACATTCAGTCACGTCTTCGGTGGTAACCAAAACCTTTTTGAGAGTTTTGTTGTCCAAAGGAAAATCATGGGCCCTTGCTGGCTTAAGATATCAGATGGCGATTTTGATGCAGTTCAAGGCGCTTCGCATTGTGCTATTGAGGTTCAAATTGATTCACCTAATCATATCTCAGCAACGAATGAAAAATCATCTCCGAGCTTGAACTGTATATCATTGTCTATTCAGACCGTCATGAatgcaaaagaaaacaagcAGGAAATTGTTGCTATAAGTATGGCtgtcttcaaaaatttatCTCAAGATTCATCAATTCCACAAAATCTCAAACCAAATGAAATAGTGACACTAGTAAGGCCTCCACAAGGATCAACTTTTCCACCTCTTCTGGGACctaaatcaaagaaagaattatcCGGAAATGTGCGTCTCTTCAATAACGAAAAGACGTTATTAAACTGTTTCTGTGCTCTCTTGAAGGTAAATGATCCTGATGTTATAATAGGACATAGATTGGAAGGTGTCATCTTGGATGTTCTGGCACACAGAGCTTATGAGTTAAATATTCCTCAATTTAGTGTCTTTGGGAGAAGACTGCGGAAAGCATGGCCAGACAAGTTTGGAAAACATAATAATAGTATGACACAGTTCATAGTTAGGGATTTATTTGCAGGTAGGTTGTTATGTGACATTTCCAATGAAATGGGTCAGTCACTAACTCCAAAATGTCAAAATTGGGAACTAAACGAAATGTATCAAGTTTCCTGCggtattgaaagaaaatctCTCGAAATTAATTACCTAAACCCAATATATCAGGAAGATGAATCCCAGATGCTTCTAGCGCTAGGCGAAAACATCGAAAACTCCATTATAACAGCAGAAGTTGCATTCCGCATTCAAATTCTCTCTTTAACCAAACAACTGACTAATTTAGCAGGCAATGGATGGAGACAGACTTTGGGTGGTACAAGAGCTGGTAGAAATGAATATATTTTGCTTCATGAATTTAACAGAAATGATTACATTGTTCctgataaagaaacaaggCAAATGAAGCAAGACAGacaacaaaagaatgaagATCCTATGGAGCCACAAGTGTCCAgtaaaaaatcaaaatatcagGGTGGGTTGGTCTTTGAACCAGAAAAAGGTTTGCATAAAAACTATATCTTGGTCATGGATTTCAATTCGTTGTACCCATCTATCATTCAAGAGTTTAATATTTGCTTCACTACTGTTGACAGGAATCCACAGgataatgaagaacttCCAGATGTGCCTTCAAGAGAAAAATCACGAGGTGTACTGCCAAGATTATTGGCCAACCTGGTCCAAAGACGTAGAGAAGTGAAAAATCTAATGAAGACTGAAAATGACGCAAGTAAAAAAGCCCAATATGATATCAGGCAGCAAGCTTTGAAGCTTACGGCAAATTCTATGTATGGTTGTTTGGGTTATGTGAACAGTAGATTTTATGCTAAACCGTTAGCAATGTTAGTTACAAATAAGGGGAGAGAAATTCTCATGAACACAAGACAATTAGCGGAGAGTCTGGGTCTAACAGTTGTGTACGGTGATACCGATTCGGTCATGATCAGTACTGGCTGTGACAATTACATGGATGCAATCAAAATTGgtgaaaactttaaaaaGCTGGTGAATGAAAGATACAGTTTGCTTGAAATAGACATTGataacatcttcaaaaggTTACTGTTGCATGCTAAGAAAAAGTATGCTGCATTGAATGTTACTTTTGACAAGCAAAACAATGAGAAAACTACTCTTGAAGTTAAGGGTTTAGATATGAAACGTCGTGAATTCTGTCCATTGTCAAAGGAAGTCTCAACTCGAGTGTtaaatattcttctttctgatAAGGACTCGGAGAGTGCTTTACAGGAGATATACGCATATATGGAAGAAATACGTCAAAAAGTAGAGAACAACGAGATTAGAATGGACAAATACAAAATTAATACCAGGCTTTCTAAGGATCCTAAGTCATATCCTGGGGGTAAGAATATGCCAGCAGTTCAAGTTGCTTTAAGAATGAGAGAGGCAGGAAGGGTAGTTAAAGCTGGTTCTGTCATAACTTTTGTCATCACTAAAGGTAGCGATGATTCAGACCAGGATTCTGATCAGGCGAATGTGGCTGAGAGAGCTAGAGCATTAAACGAAGTaatgaataaaaaaaacgGATTGAAACCAGATCCTGTGTATTATCTTGGAAAACAAATCTTTTCTCCAGTACAAAGATTGTTGGAAAGGATTGAGAGTTTTGACATAATTAGACTGAGTGAGGCGCTTGGTCTCGACAGTAGAAAATACATTAATCGCGGTGGAGCCAACGGAGAGCTAAATGGTAGGGGTATGGACACATTGCAACCATTGGAAACCACTATTTCAGATGAGGAGAGATTCAGAGACAGTGTTCCACTTGAGCTAACATGTCCGAATTGTGATACCAAATTTGTATACGGTGGTATTGTAGCATCCAAAGAGTATCGATTTGTCTACTCCGGTATCCAATGTTCCAACTGTAATCACATAATGACCCCAATACAAGTCACTTCACAATTAGAAAGAATCATAAGGGCCCatatttcattatattATGCTGGATGGGTCGCTTGCGATGACAGTACATGTGGCAACATAACGAGGCAAATTTCTGTGTTCGGGAAAAGATGTCTGCTGGATGGATGTACCGGTGTCATGAGTTACAAGTATTCCGACAAACAACTTTACAATCAAATGCTGTACTTCCAATCTCTGTTTGATTTGCAGAAAAACAAGCTCCAAACACTGAAGCCACTTTACCACTCTGGTGATAGTAACGCACCAGAAAAATCACTGTCTCACTCGGAAGTCCAAGCACTTGCTGAACAGAATAGGCTACTCTTTGAAGTTTCAAAGCAAGTAGTTGAAAAATACCTTAGCGATTGTGGTCGGGCATACGTCAATATGGGAAGTATTTTCGATTTCATGCTTTCACAATGA